A genome region from Schistocerca nitens isolate TAMUIC-IGC-003100 chromosome 4, iqSchNite1.1, whole genome shotgun sequence includes the following:
- the LOC126252399 gene encoding secreted protein C: protein MDAQAVASSNSAPLLLLSAGRPRSVSPVSPTHELTDLRGARLFRAIGRRLGRETDEDSSSSTDSDSRSSSSGACSGSGSGSSGKGDSATGSSSGASGSGSDDSGVGLSPRTTGPPNASDACGRSGAHAFRKVFQSLSINARSHSASCASSSSSPATPTGHAGRSSRLSVSPKRILRSPVAYTYVRGLSGLPTQRVPRDYPCVLLPQPACCSGKYP, encoded by the exons ATGGACGCACAAGCAGTTGCCTCGTCTAACAGCGCACCCCTGCTGCTGCTCAGCGCCGGCCGGCCGCGCAGCGTGTCGCCCGTCTCGCCAACGCACGAACTCACCGATCTGCGCGGCGCGCGGCTGTTCCGCGCCATCGGCCGGCGTCTCGGCC GCGAGACCGACGAGGACTCTTCGTCCTCGACCGACTCCGACTCGCGGTCCTCCTCGTCCGGGGCCTGctccggcagcggcagcggctctTCCGGCAAGGGAGACAGCGCTACCGGCTCCTCTTCCGGCGCCAGCGGCAGTGGCAGCGACGACTCGGGCGTTGGCTTGAGTCCGCGCACCACAGGGCCGCCGAACGCCAGCGATGCCTGCGGCCGCTCCGGCGCACACGCCTTCCGCAAGGTGTTCCAGTCGCTCAGCATCAACGCCCGCAGCCACAGTGCCAGCTGCGCCTCCAGCTCTTCGTCGCCCGCCACGCCGACGGGCCACGCCGGCCGCTCCAGCCGCCTCTCCgtg TCGCCGAAGCGCATTCTGCGCTCGCCCGTCGCCTACACGTACGTGCGCGGCCTGTCCGGGCTGCCGACACAGCGCGTGCCGCGCGACTACCCCTGCGTGCTGCTACCGCAGCCGGCGTGCTGCAGCGGCAAGTACCCG